The Deltaproteobacteria bacterium region GCCCCCTGGGCCGTAAGCTCATGGGCAAGCTGCATGTCTACGCCGGCGCCGAGCACAAGCAGGTCGCTCAGCAGCCCGAGCCCTACGAGCTGAAGTACTAGGAGTAGAGAGAATCATGGACACCCCCGTTTTCATCGCCACCGGCCGCCGCAAGCGCTCCATCGCCCGGGTTCGTATCCAGGCAGGTGAGGGCAAGATCAGCGTCAACAAGCGCGACTTCGACGAGTACTTCCCCTGGGAGACCGGCAAGGCCGCGGTGCGTCAGCCCCTCGAGGCCACCGAGATGCTCGGCAAGGTCGACATCTCGATCATCGTGAACGGTGGCGGCCTCACCGGCCAGGCCGGCGCGATCCGCCACGGGATCTCCCGGGCCCTGACCCTCTACAACCCCGAGCTGCGCGGCGCCCTGAAGAAGGCCGGCTACCTCACCCGCGACGCCCGTCAGGTCGAGCGGAAGAAGTACGGCCAGCCCGGCGCCCGCAAGAAGTTCCAGTTCTCCAAGCGCTAGTCGCTTCCGAGCGGAACGCTCGCATCCTCGGCCGTCCCCCACGACGCCCTCCCGGGCAGCGTGGCGGGCGGCCGTCGTGTATCCGTCGCTTGTTCCAAGGTCGCGATCGACTGTGGTAGTTGGGGGAATTCGCGGGTGTTCTCCCGTCCCCGCCCGACTTCCCCTGGAGGGTCTCGAAGTGAAGCACGTGGTCGAGAAGTCGCTCTTCCTCTTCTCCCTGGCCCTGATCTCGCTGGCGGCCGCGGGCTGCCCGAACACGGCGCCGGTGACCTGCAGCACCACCGACGAGTGCGCGGCCGGGCAGTACTGCATCAACGGGGCCTGCACGACCTCGACCGGCGACGCCGACGGCGACGGCATCCGCGACGACATGGACAACTGCCCGGAGATCGCGAACCCGGACCAGCTGGACACCGACGGCGACGGCCTGGGCGACGCCTGCGACTCCGACCTCGACGGTGACGGGCACGACAACGACGCGGACAACTGCCCCATGAACTCCAACCCCGGGCAGGAGGATCTGGACGGCGACGGCCTGGGCGACGCCTGCGATCCCGACATCGACGGGGACGGGATCGACAACGGCCTCGACAACTGCCCCCGGGACGCCAACCCGAACCAGGCCGATCGTGACGCCGACGGCCTCGGGGACGTCTGTGACCCCGACGACGACAACGACGGCATCGAGGATCCCTTCGACAACTGCCCGACCGCCTACAACCCGGGGCAGGAGGACGCCGACAACGACGGCGAGGGCGACGCCTGCGACAACGACTTCGACGACGACGGCGACCTCGTGCCCAACGGCGACGACAACTGCCCGCTGGTCCCCAACCCGGGCCAGGAGGATCTGGACGCTGACGGGATCGGCGACGCCTGCGATGGCGACATCGACGGCGACGGCATCGACAACGGGGTCGACAACTGCCCGACCACCCCCAACACCAACCAGGCCGACCTCGACGGCGACGGCCTGGGCGACGCCTGCGACGACGACGACGACGCGGACGGGCACCTCGACACCGCGGACAACTGCCCGCGCGTGCCCAACCAGGATCAGGCCGACGGCGACGGCGACGGGACGGGCGACGCCTGCGATGACGGCGGCGTGCGCACCGGCGGCACCTTCAACGACCAGTGCAAGCTGAAGATCCGCAAGACCTTCGGGAACACCACCGAGTGGTCCTGGCCGGGCACCCAGACCCTGGCCTACCCGGCCCGCACCCGGGTGATGGTCACCCCGATGGTGGGTGACGTGGACGCCGACACCGACCCCGAGGTCGTCTTCGTCGCCCACGAGATGCTGGCCGGCGACATCCTCGGGCCGGGCGTGCTGGTGGTCGCCGACGGCGTAACCGGCGACACCGAGGTGATGGTCTCTCCCTCCGGCAACCAGCTGATGCCGGGCGCGGCCCTGGCGATCGGCGATCTCGACGGCGTGGCCGGCATGGAGATCGTCGGCGTCCGCTACAACCTGCCGGTGGGCCCGGTGGTGATGGACGCGGCGGGCAACGTCCTGTGGTCCTGCAGCACCACCGCCAACTGCCCGAGCCCCAACTACCTCCACGCGGGCACCACCTGGGGCAGCCCCGCCCTGGCCGACCTCGACGGCGACGGCGACGCCGAGATCATCTTCGGCTCGGCGGTCTAAGAGCGCAGCGCGACCGGCACCTACAACCTGGTCTGGCAGGGCCTCGCCGCCGAGGGCCACGGCGACAACGGCGTGGGCCCCCTCTCGGTGCTCGGTGACCTCGACCAGGACGGCCTCCTCGACATCGTCACCGGCCGGACCGCCTACGACTTCGTCGGCGGCGTGATGTGGGACGACGCGGTCACCGATCGCGCCGGCGCCCCCACCGACGG contains the following coding sequences:
- the rpsI gene encoding 30S ribosomal protein S9, translating into MDTPVFIATGRRKRSIARVRIQAGEGKISVNKRDFDEYFPWETGKAAVRQPLEATEMLGKVDISIIVNGGGLTGQAGAIRHGISRALTLYNPELRGALKKAGYLTRDARQVERKKYGQPGARKKFQFSKR
- a CDS encoding thrombospondin type 3 repeat-containing protein — encoded protein: MKHVVEKSLFLFSLALISLAAAGCPNTAPVTCSTTDECAAGQYCINGACTTSTGDADGDGIRDDMDNCPEIANPDQLDTDGDGLGDACDSDLDGDGHDNDADNCPMNSNPGQEDLDGDGLGDACDPDIDGDGIDNGLDNCPRDANPNQADRDADGLGDVCDPDDDNDGIEDPFDNCPTAYNPGQEDADNDGEGDACDNDFDDDGDLVPNGDDNCPLVPNPGQEDLDADGIGDACDGDIDGDGIDNGVDNCPTTPNTNQADLDGDGLGDACDDDDDADGHLDTADNCPRVPNQDQADGDGDGTGDACDDGGVRTGGTFNDQCKLKIRKTFGNTTEWSWPGTQTLAYPARTRVMVTPMVGDVDADTDPEVVFVAHEMLAGDILGPGVLVVADGVTGDTEVMVSPSGNQLMPGAALAIGDLDGVAGMEIVGVRYNLPVGPVVMDAAGNVLWSCSTTANCPSPNYLHAGTTWGSPALADLDGDGDAEIIFGSAV